Below is a genomic region from Bacillus mycoides.
TTCTGTTACACGTATTTCTTCACGCTTTCTAAAAATTTGATTTGGCGTTTTCATTATGTGATTAAATACTTCCATTGCAACCGGTACAAGTCCCGGGTGGGCAACCCAAGTCCCATCATGACCGTCTAAAGCTTCGCGCTCCTTATCAGCACGCACTTTCTCGAAAGCTGCCTCATTTGCTTCTGGGTCATTTTTAATTGGGATTTGCGCCGCCATCCCTCCGATTGCTGGCGCGTTACGACGATGACACGTTTGAATAACTTTCAAAGAATACGCGCGCATAAACGGCGCTGTCATCGTGACTTGCGCTCTATCCGGAAGTAAAAATTCATTATGATTACGGAAGCTCTTTAAGAAACTAAATATATAATCCCATCGTCCGCAGTTTAAACCAGCAGAATGATCTCTTAGTTCATACAAAATTTCATCCATTTCAAATGAAGCGTGAATCGTTTCTATTAACACAGTCGCTTTAATCGTTCCGTTCGGAATACCGATATACTTTTGAGCGAATACGAAAACGTCATTCCATAATCTTGCCTCTAAGTAACTTTCCATTTTCGGTAAGTAAAAGTATGGGCCACTTCCTTTTGCTAAAAGCGTCTTCGCATTATGGAAAAAGTACAAACCAAAATCTACTAAACTGCCAGACATGTTCTTGCCGTCAACTTGCATATGTTTTTCTTCTAAATGCCACCCTCTCGGACGCACAATTAATACAGCTGTTTTACTATTTAAACGATATTCTTTTCCGTTTTCATTTTTATGTGAGATCGTTCCCTTACTCGCATCTCGTAAGTTAATTTGACCTTCGACAGCATTTCTCCAAGTTGGCGCATTCGAATCTTCAAAGTCTGCCATAAAAAGATGTGCTCCTGAATTTAAAGCGTTAATGACCATCTTTCTATCCACCGGACCAGTAATCTCCACGCGGCGATCCTCTAAATTTTTCGGAAGCTGGGCGATTGTCCAATCCCCTTCACGTATATGCTTTGTTTCTTCTAAAAACGTAGGAAACTCCCCTTCATCAATTCTTTTTTGTTTCTCCACACGCTTTTTTAAAAGTTTCGTGCGGCGTTCATTGAAATTTTCATGCAGTTCCTTTAAAAAACTAAGCGCCTCAGGTGTCAATATTTCGTTGTACGCTGGTAACATTTCTCCGGCCAGTGTAACCCGTGAAGTTTGCGTCGACATATTAGCATCCCCTTTTTAAACTGTCTTATAACAGATTTGATTTTATGTTTTATATTATATAACAAATCTTCGGAAAAGGAAGTTTTTTTTGAAAATTTAATGATTTTTTTACAAAACTGTGTTTATCCATTATGATTTCAAGCAAAAAAAGAGCCAGTGTTATATAACACTGGCTCTTTTTTATAAAGTGAAACTAATAATCAGTGGGGGGGGTTGTTCATCCCCCACTGATTATTGGCTCTCACCAATCGGGCTTTTACGGGCAGTTGATCTCCCACCTAACTCCCTCGCATTCGCCGAATTTTGAGGTGGGAGTCTTACTGCCCTCAAATAGCGGGATAAATTATTGTTGCTGATCATTTAAAATTGCTTTGTATAGGAACTGTGCATATTGTTCACGTGTTACTTTCATACCTGGCGCAAAGTTACCTGAACCATCACCTGCTGAAATGCCATTTGAACCTACTGCATTAATTGCTTTAGCTGCCCAATGTCCTGCTGGTACATCTTTAAATCCTGGTGTACTTTTCACTTGTAACTCAAATGTTTCCGTTAAAATTTGTGCCATTTCTGCACGTGTTAACGTATCTTTTGGTCTGAAGTTTCCACTACCATCACCTTTAAAGATTTCTAATTCTGTTAATGCTAAAATTTCAATTGGGAACATTGTTGAGTTATCATCAACGATATCTTTATATGTACTTACAAACTCATGATCTTCATCAAAGTATTGGTCCCCATCAATTGTACGGTAAATTAACGCCGCTACTTGCTCACGTGTTACATTATCACCAAAACCGAATCTTCCATCTCCGTAACCAGCAATAATTCCCCAATCTGCTAGATTTTGGATCGCTCCATAAGACCAATGCCCTTTCGGTACATCTTTAAATGTAACAGGAGCAGCTTGTTGTTGTTTCACAGCTACTTCAGCATTTGCTGTAGTACCTTGTCCGCTTAATCCAATTCCACCCATAATTGTTAAAGCTGTTGCTACTTTTAAAATCTTTTTCTTCACTGTATTCTCTCCCTAAAAAAAACATATTTTTTTCTAATATAAAGAATTTATGGAAAAGTAACAATACACTTATCCATATAATGTTTGTCTAATTTGTGAACTGTACTTCATATACTTATCTTTATACTTAATTAACAATAAAGTTACTAAATCGTACTTTTTTCCCACAAAAAGTAACTATAATTAACCTTTTTTTTCCATAAACACTGGACACCGAACTATGAACAGCAGAATAAATATACAGATAAACAATTTAAAATAAGAAAAAAGCGCGTAATTCCCGCGCTTTTTTTAAAAGAAATATAATATATTAATATAATTTTATTTTTCTTGTACTATATTTTTAAAAACTTCCGTTTCATGTTATTCATCTTTCAAATGAAAATTAATAATAGCTTTATTTAAAAATGTTGCATATTGCTCACGTGTTACAACTTTATTTGGTTCAAACTTTCCATTCCCTGTTCCTACTATTACATTATTAGCTTGCAGAGCACTAATTGCATTTTTTGCCCAGTAATTATTTGGTACATCTTTAAATGTATGCTGTTGCTTCGCTTCAAAGGAATATGTCTGTGTAAGAACTTGCGCTACTTCTGCACGTGTTATTGTTTCTCTAGGTCTAAAGTTCCCCTTCTCATCACCTTTAAAAATACCGCGCTCTGTTAATGCTAAAATTTCATTTGGAAACATTGTTGATCTTTCAGAAATATCCTTATAAGGATTTTTTAATGGGCCTTCATGTTTTATATTAAGTGCGCGATACAGTATTGCCGCCACTTGTTCACGGGTTACATTATCACCTACACCAAACTTTCCATTTCCATAACCTAGCATAACTTTATGATACGCCACTTCTATAATATATTCATATGCCCAATGGTCTACTGGAACATCATCAAATACAATCATTTCTGGATATTCTTCTGCTTTTATATTAGGAACATTTGCGCTTACCAATACTCCACCCATAATAGTCGCTGCCGCCATTATACGGAACATTTTTTTCTTCATTGTCCTCTCTCCTTCATTTCCTCTTTATTAAAAGTGGA
It encodes:
- a CDS encoding S-layer homology domain-containing protein; amino-acid sequence: MKKKILKVATALTIMGGIGLSGQGTTANAEVAVKQQQAAPVTFKDVPKGHWSYGAIQNLADWGIIAGYGDGRFGFGDNVTREQVAALIYRTIDGDQYFDEDHEFVSTYKDIVDDNSTMFPIEILALTELEIFKGDGSGNFRPKDTLTRAEMAQILTETFELQVKSTPGFKDVPAGHWAAKAINAVGSNGISAGDGSGNFAPGMKVTREQYAQFLYKAILNDQQQ
- a CDS encoding S-layer homology domain-containing protein → MKKKMFRIMAAATIMGGVLVSANVPNIKAEEYPEMIVFDDVPVDHWAYEYIIEVAYHKVMLGYGNGKFGVGDNVTREQVAAILYRALNIKHEGPLKNPYKDISERSTMFPNEILALTERGIFKGDEKGNFRPRETITRAEVAQVLTQTYSFEAKQQHTFKDVPNNYWAKNAISALQANNVIVGTGNGKFEPNKVVTREQYATFLNKAIINFHLKDE
- the aceB gene encoding malate synthase A, with product MSTQTSRVTLAGEMLPAYNEILTPEALSFLKELHENFNERRTKLLKKRVEKQKRIDEGEFPTFLEETKHIREGDWTIAQLPKNLEDRRVEITGPVDRKMVINALNSGAHLFMADFEDSNAPTWRNAVEGQINLRDASKGTISHKNENGKEYRLNSKTAVLIVRPRGWHLEEKHMQVDGKNMSGSLVDFGLYFFHNAKTLLAKGSGPYFYLPKMESYLEARLWNDVFVFAQKYIGIPNGTIKATVLIETIHASFEMDEILYELRDHSAGLNCGRWDYIFSFLKSFRNHNEFLLPDRAQVTMTAPFMRAYSLKVIQTCHRRNAPAIGGMAAQIPIKNDPEANEAAFEKVRADKEREALDGHDGTWVAHPGLVPVAMEVFNHIMKTPNQIFRKREEIRVTEKDLLEVPMGTITEGGLRTNINVGIQYIASWLSGRGAAPIYNLMEDAATAEISRAQVWQWIRHEGGKLSDGRNITFKLMEELKEEELAKIEREIGKEAFNKGRFEEATKLFTNLVRNNEFMPFLTLPGYEIL